One window of Saccharopolyspora phatthalungensis genomic DNA carries:
- a CDS encoding transposase family protein, whose translation MIMLREEKTNALGGFEWFVTTQSSPAEGAEPIMYQVRLPLSRTTIDSVASLITAHCKKIGSRWRKVTPGRQAVIVLAVLRHDQRLLDMAGGNAVSASTISRWVAEVIDLLAACAPRLDRVPAKATRAGADMVLLDGTLVRTQRRSGRDNRRNYSGKHKAHGLLFLALTDACGNLLWISAAAPGRASEITTSRRNKLTTKLREHGLGAVADLGFTGLEDDPDDPVIITGRRAARCHPITDAQKQANQLLARERAACEHAFADLKNWRILTRLRMHTRNATRLLRALLVLTNLEITR comes from the coding sequence ATGATCATGTTGCGGGAAGAGAAGACGAACGCCCTCGGCGGGTTTGAATGGTTCGTGACAACACAATCGAGCCCCGCCGAGGGCGCAGAGCCCATTATGTATCAGGTCCGGCTTCCGCTGTCGAGGACCACGATCGATTCCGTCGCCTCGCTGATCACCGCCCACTGCAAGAAGATCGGCTCCCGCTGGCGCAAAGTCACTCCGGGCAGGCAGGCGGTCATCGTGCTTGCCGTGCTGCGTCACGATCAGCGGCTGCTGGATATGGCCGGGGGCAACGCCGTATCGGCCTCCACGATCAGCAGGTGGGTCGCCGAGGTCATCGACCTGCTGGCCGCCTGCGCCCCCCGCCTGGACCGGGTGCCGGCCAAAGCCACCCGCGCCGGAGCGGACATGGTGTTGCTGGACGGCACCCTGGTGCGCACCCAGCGCCGCAGCGGCCGTGACAACCGACGAAACTACAGCGGTAAACACAAAGCCCACGGCCTGCTGTTTCTCGCCCTCACCGACGCCTGCGGCAACCTGCTGTGGATCTCCGCGGCCGCACCCGGCCGGGCCTCGGAGATCACCACCTCCCGCCGCAACAAGCTCACCACGAAACTCCGCGAGCACGGCCTGGGCGCCGTGGCCGACCTCGGGTTCACCGGACTGGAAGACGACCCCGACGACCCGGTCATCATCACCGGCCGCCGCGCCGCCCGCTGCCACCCGATCACCGACGCCCAGAAGCAGGCCAACCAGCTCCTCGCCCGCGAACGCGCCGCCTGCGAACACGCCTTCGCCGACCTGAAGAACTGGCGCATCCTCACCCGGCTGCGCATGCACACCCGCAACGCCACCCGCCTGCTGCGAGCACTGCTGGTGCTGACCAACCTGGAAATCACCCGCTGA
- a CDS encoding DNA polymerase — protein MSGDFLPVSVRGWTDQPRERRKRHGSDRTPETRHVLVVDTETTIDTAQALTFGCYRYCYVDTAPDGQITVTTVAEGLIYADDLPETDPDGYATLTDYVRTHEANVDLFYLGCEPDWRLRLYSRSEFIEQWINGVAYRDRWGKRVDREPATLVMFNAPFDLSRLAGSASEARDGSTAARFAGGFSLALSTNADGNPVQWRPRVRVKSIDSKRSLKGFSALDKQTRFRGHFLDLRTLVFSLTGKSHSLASACEAFGVQHGKITAEEHGRITPDYIDYCRRDVQATAELYAKTTNEYARHPISLQETKAYSPASLSKSYLRSMGITPILDRMPDFPADVLGWAMSAFYGGRAETFIRHTPVPVVVCDFTSMYPTVDALMNLWEFLTRDRVEAIDATENVQTLLDDHPRSMFRSRRVAGIRGNRSGHPRR, from the coding sequence GTGAGCGGTGACTTCCTGCCGGTATCGGTACGCGGGTGGACCGACCAGCCACGCGAACGCAGGAAACGACACGGCAGTGATCGCACGCCCGAAACCCGGCATGTGCTGGTCGTCGACACCGAAACCACGATCGACACGGCGCAGGCGTTGACGTTCGGGTGTTACCGGTACTGCTATGTCGACACCGCACCCGATGGGCAGATCACCGTGACCACCGTTGCCGAAGGGCTGATCTACGCCGACGACCTTCCGGAGACCGACCCCGACGGCTACGCCACCTTGACCGACTATGTCCGCACTCATGAGGCGAACGTGGATCTGTTCTACCTCGGATGTGAGCCGGACTGGCGGCTACGGCTGTACTCCCGCAGCGAGTTCATCGAGCAGTGGATCAACGGCGTGGCCTACCGGGACCGCTGGGGTAAGCGGGTCGACCGCGAACCGGCCACGCTGGTGATGTTCAACGCCCCGTTCGACCTCTCCCGCCTGGCAGGATCGGCCAGCGAGGCACGCGACGGCAGCACAGCCGCCCGGTTCGCAGGCGGATTCTCCCTGGCTCTGTCCACCAACGCCGACGGCAACCCGGTCCAGTGGCGGCCCAGAGTGCGGGTGAAGTCGATCGACTCGAAACGCTCCCTGAAAGGATTCTCCGCGCTGGACAAGCAAACCCGCTTCCGGGGTCACTTTCTCGACCTGCGCACCCTGGTGTTCTCCCTGACCGGCAAGAGCCACAGCCTGGCCAGCGCATGCGAGGCATTCGGGGTGCAACACGGCAAAATCACCGCCGAAGAACACGGGCGCATCACCCCCGACTACATCGACTATTGCCGCCGCGACGTGCAAGCAACTGCGGAACTGTACGCCAAAACCACCAACGAATACGCACGCCACCCGATCAGCCTGCAAGAAACCAAAGCGTATTCGCCCGCCTCGCTGTCAAAATCCTATCTCCGCTCGATGGGAATCACCCCGATACTCGATCGCATGCCCGATTTCCCCGCTGACGTGTTGGGCTGGGCCATGTCGGCGTTCTACGGCGGCCGGGCGGAAACCTTCATCCGCCACACCCCGGTACCCGTGGTGGTATGCGACTTCACCAGCATGTACCCCACGGTCGACGCCTTGATGAACCTGTGGGAATTCCTCACCCGAGACCGGGTGGAGGCCATCGACGCCACAGAAAACGTTCAAACCCTGTTGGACGATCACCCTCGATCGATGTTTCGATCCCGCCGCGTGGCGGGAATTCGTGGGAATCGCTCAGGTCATCCCAGACGGTGA
- a CDS encoding helix-turn-helix domain-containing protein, producing MTQTSEATASGGGVIAVPLERIEADVSAWPRQELNRQRVADFAELYRDDTRSVLPPLDVVPAPESGRFILADGWHRYHALHQVDASEADVRIIPAEEGEHPHRAAYRHGLTLAATAGLPLTRTERVAAVKRLVDEHPEWSDRQIGRACGVSHSTVSKYRRGEVASLATSPDPGTDDGDDGQEWYPPEETAEKAARTLVRDLARLDDRRGLLARFSGKRATRDMGTALAEALADQYYDDVEHAVRQARAWSEWLTHAITALEEFE from the coding sequence ATGACACAGACCAGCGAGGCGACCGCGAGCGGCGGCGGGGTGATCGCGGTGCCGTTGGAGAGGATCGAGGCGGATGTGTCCGCGTGGCCGCGTCAGGAGTTAAACCGCCAGCGGGTCGCGGACTTCGCGGAGCTGTACCGCGACGACACCCGGTCGGTGCTGCCACCGCTGGACGTGGTGCCCGCCCCGGAGTCAGGGCGATTCATCCTGGCCGACGGCTGGCACCGCTACCACGCCTTACACCAGGTCGACGCCAGTGAGGCAGACGTGCGGATCATTCCGGCCGAGGAGGGCGAACACCCACACAGGGCGGCCTACCGGCACGGTCTGACGCTGGCCGCCACAGCCGGGCTGCCGCTGACGCGTACCGAACGAGTCGCGGCGGTGAAGCGGCTTGTGGACGAACATCCGGAGTGGTCGGACCGGCAGATCGGCCGCGCCTGCGGGGTCTCGCATTCCACGGTGTCGAAATACCGGCGCGGTGAGGTGGCCAGTTTGGCCACCAGTCCCGATCCCGGCACCGACGACGGTGACGATGGGCAGGAGTGGTACCCGCCGGAGGAGACCGCCGAGAAGGCGGCCCGGACGCTGGTGCGGGACCTGGCACGGCTGGACGACAGGCGCGGGTTGCTGGCCCGGTTCTCCGGCAAGCGGGCCACCCGCGACATGGGAACAGCACTGGCCGAAGCGCTGGCCGATCAGTACTACGACGACGTTGAGCACGCCGTCCGCCAGGCCCGCGCATGGTCGGAATGGCTTACCCACGCCATCACAGCGTTGGAGGAATTCGAGTAA
- a CDS encoding helix-turn-helix domain-containing protein gives MLNNRPDLHSVFAIKGLAFQIGRCFTGFGPPFRRGLFADSPSAEVGHGMPSIADKLGFLSAAETAARLKIGPDSLKRLVAQDRIPYVTTPLGRLFVESEITEYAKTFVPPRRGRPPKGTSSRRRSRSVTHAQPGTDRHTMRPEQAGGETR, from the coding sequence ATGCTCAACAATCGTCCTGATCTGCACTCGGTGTTCGCCATAAAGGGGTTGGCATTTCAGATCGGGAGGTGTTTCACTGGATTCGGGCCGCCTTTCCGGCGCGGCCTATTTGCCGATTCGCCGAGTGCAGAAGTGGGGCACGGTATGCCTTCCATTGCGGACAAACTTGGGTTCCTCAGTGCGGCCGAGACAGCCGCGCGGCTGAAGATCGGCCCGGACAGTCTCAAGCGTCTGGTAGCCCAGGACCGGATTCCGTATGTGACTACGCCGTTGGGCCGGTTGTTCGTGGAGTCCGAGATCACCGAATACGCCAAGACCTTCGTGCCGCCCCGACGGGGACGGCCACCAAAGGGCACGAGTTCTCGGAGGCGGTCCCGTTCGGTGACGCACGCTCAGCCGGGAACCGATCGTCACACCATGCGGCCGGAGCAGGCCGGCGGTGAGACGCGATGA